In one window of Armatimonadota bacterium DNA:
- a CDS encoding fibronectin type III domain-containing protein, giving the protein MQIRSWPATILPVIAIISAVYFVVSWVAKPVVDDPLVRMPGTQPAQGVNLEAPNRCLNCHGGFNPAVEPGFNWQGSMMAQAARDFLFWSCLTVAAQDSVWALGNPNAVDICERCHFPEGWLGGRSDPPNASAMAGSDFDGVHCDFCHTMYDPFFKTTYLGTREGSDWSGYWDEHLNSGPGSGTLSQLEADATYAEDGTLAAGIRMFSGGPFYIGNLPKYPTYMESGSGQYFVSTSSQKRASFADAAARHQMLYSRYHKSKYFCSTCHDVSNPALANLGKSGLPDQSGGVDLITEQYSAASYFHVERTFSEFRLSDYGQAGGAPGIGPFSPATFETSYATNNIAKCQDCHMRDVVGKACNKQGVPIRPNDSAEHPMSGQPLHDLTGGNAWVSFVLASAVPGSPNHDPVNDQLLNQGPALLTLDMTQGLGIDPVSLLAGVDRSKQQLLLAAAINNVSYDSASGALSFRVQNQTGHKLISGFPEGRRMFVNIRAYSGGSVIYEVNPYDAAAGTLKGLSYSYQPDPSVPMPEPIAVAEAYVDELVYEMHPTSTLTGEQETFHFALADGRYKDNRIPPKGFRIADADTRLCVPMWHGAPAPGYFTAAEYDGGYDDVALTIPAGADGVEVNLYYQTTSREYIEFLRDEINGAGNITLPTTPFIPGPPDPANYIIQSDPFFTGLKAWGDTIWQLWTHTMSVPGAAPFLMAQAIVGAGGGPCNAPVPALLTATPGHTQVVLTWSDEHTADPGVVGYNLYYDQLGKAQLIAQLGLVTSYTDAGLTNGQQYSYKVTSRYAACESGYSNVLSAIPNNQGQAVVGVNPLEVGRYQTIGKGRQKTTAFVLADLFTAGELVVIRAHVADTSTGLPVASATVELVVAGLETPVFAPGASDVNGIAEFAWQTTAPNKRGQGGTALGAYTATVTKVAAAGYAWDGVMTAATFTLQ; this is encoded by the coding sequence ATGCAGATCCGGTCATGGCCAGCGACTATCTTGCCCGTAATCGCGATCATTTCCGCAGTGTACTTCGTGGTTTCGTGGGTCGCGAAGCCGGTGGTTGATGATCCACTGGTGCGAATGCCGGGCACACAACCGGCGCAAGGTGTGAACCTCGAGGCTCCGAACAGGTGCCTCAACTGCCACGGCGGATTCAACCCGGCCGTCGAGCCCGGGTTTAACTGGCAGGGCTCAATGATGGCCCAGGCGGCGCGAGATTTCCTCTTTTGGTCATGCCTGACGGTCGCCGCTCAAGACTCCGTCTGGGCCCTTGGCAATCCCAACGCAGTGGATATCTGCGAGCGGTGTCACTTCCCCGAGGGTTGGCTCGGTGGGCGCTCGGACCCGCCCAATGCGTCAGCCATGGCGGGCAGCGATTTCGACGGGGTGCACTGTGATTTCTGCCACACAATGTACGACCCGTTCTTCAAGACGACCTACCTCGGCACTCGAGAGGGCAGCGACTGGAGCGGCTACTGGGACGAGCACCTCAACAGCGGGCCGGGCAGCGGAACGCTGTCCCAACTCGAGGCGGATGCGACCTATGCTGAGGACGGTACGCTGGCTGCCGGCATCAGGATGTTTTCGGGAGGCCCGTTCTATATCGGCAACCTGCCCAAGTACCCGACCTATATGGAAAGCGGGTCCGGGCAGTACTTCGTGAGCACCAGTTCGCAGAAGCGAGCCAGTTTCGCCGATGCCGCCGCGCGCCACCAGATGTTGTACAGCCGGTACCACAAATCCAAGTATTTCTGCTCGACCTGCCACGACGTGTCGAACCCGGCGCTCGCCAATCTCGGGAAGTCGGGCTTGCCCGATCAGTCAGGCGGGGTGGATCTCATTACCGAGCAGTACTCCGCCGCGAGTTACTTCCACGTCGAAAGAACGTTCTCCGAATTCAGACTTTCGGACTACGGGCAGGCCGGCGGCGCGCCCGGGATTGGGCCCTTCTCGCCCGCGACGTTCGAGACGTCTTATGCGACTAACAATATCGCGAAATGCCAGGACTGCCACATGCGGGATGTTGTGGGCAAGGCGTGTAACAAGCAGGGCGTACCCATCCGCCCGAACGACAGCGCCGAGCATCCGATGAGCGGTCAGCCGCTGCACGACTTGACCGGCGGCAACGCATGGGTGTCCTTTGTGCTGGCCAGCGCGGTCCCCGGCTCGCCCAATCATGATCCGGTGAATGACCAGTTGCTCAATCAGGGCCCAGCGCTCCTCACCTTGGACATGACCCAGGGATTGGGCATCGATCCCGTGTCTCTGCTGGCCGGTGTCGACCGGTCCAAACAGCAGTTGCTTCTGGCCGCCGCGATCAACAACGTGAGCTACGACTCTGCGAGCGGGGCACTCTCCTTCCGGGTGCAAAACCAAACAGGCCACAAGCTGATTTCCGGCTTTCCTGAAGGGCGGCGCATGTTCGTCAACATCAGGGCCTATTCGGGTGGCAGTGTGATCTACGAAGTGAATCCATATGACGCGGCTGCAGGCACCCTCAAGGGCTTGTCTTACAGCTACCAGCCGGACCCCAGCGTGCCGATGCCCGAACCGATTGCTGTAGCTGAGGCGTACGTGGACGAGCTCGTGTACGAAATGCACCCCACGAGCACGCTCACCGGAGAACAGGAGACATTCCATTTCGCGCTGGCGGACGGCAGATACAAGGATAACCGGATTCCGCCAAAGGGCTTTCGCATCGCGGACGCCGACACCCGCCTTTGCGTTCCGATGTGGCATGGGGCGCCGGCGCCCGGTTACTTCACTGCCGCCGAGTACGACGGCGGCTACGATGACGTAGCACTCACTATCCCTGCCGGGGCCGACGGCGTCGAGGTCAACCTCTATTACCAGACCACTAGCCGCGAGTACATCGAGTTCCTGCGGGACGAGATCAACGGGGCGGGTAACATTACGCTACCGACGACACCGTTTATTCCCGGCCCGCCCGACCCCGCCAACTACATCATCCAGAGCGACCCCTTCTTCACCGGGCTCAAAGCATGGGGGGATACTATCTGGCAGCTCTGGACGCACACTATGAGCGTGCCCGGCGCGGCGCCCTTCCTTATGGCCCAGGCTATTGTCGGGGCTGGGGGTGGCCCCTGTAACGCGCCCGTCCCGGCCTTGCTCACGGCGACGCCAGGCCATACCCAGGTCGTCCTGACATGGAGCGACGAGCACACCGCTGACCCGGGTGTCGTTGGGTACAACCTGTACTACGATCAGTTGGGCAAGGCACAGCTCATCGCGCAGCTCGGCTTGGTCACTTCATACACGGACGCCGGGCTAACGAACGGACAGCAGTACTCGTACAAGGTAACGTCGCGCTACGCCGCCTGCGAATCGGGGTACAGCAATGTCCTGAGCGCGATCCCCAACAACCAGGGGCAGGCGGTTGTCGGTGTCAACCCGCTTGAGGTGGGGCGATACCAGACCATCGGCAAAGGCCGGCAGAAGACCACCGCTTTCGTTCTCGCTGACCTCTTTACGGCCGGCGAGTTGGTCGTGATCCGCGCCCACGTGGCAGACACGAGCACGGGACTGCCGGTGGCTAGTGCCACCGTGGAACTCGTGGTTGCCGGTCTGGAGACTCCCGTGTTCGCGCCCGGCGCAAGCGACGTCAACGGCATCGCCGAGTTCGCCTGGCAGACGACTGCGCCCAATAAGCGCGGGCAAGGAGGAACCGCCCTCGGTGCTTATACGGCTACGGTGACCAAGGTCGCCGCCGCCGGGTATGCTTGGGACGGCGTGATGACCGCCGCCACGTTTACCTTGCAGTAG
- the cobA gene encoding uroporphyrinogen-III C-methyltransferase: MSEGKVYLVGAGPGDPGLITVRGMEILRTADVVVYDRLANPALLAQCRAGAKLIYVGKGPGGIKQAEINDVLVEEARAGHVVCRLKGGDPFLFGRGGEEASYLVANGISFEVVPGVTSAIAVPAYAGIPVTDRRLASVVAMVSGHPAEDGPGSGPRWSELGGADTIVTLMGVGSLPETVAELLAAGRSPDTPSAVIQQGTTAEQRTIVSPLKRIAQEVAAAGIEPPAIMVVGRVVGLREELAWVERKPLWGLRVLVTRPGHQAEALSRALRDAGAEPVEFPCMKISHLAPTEEGLHALDRSYEWILFVSSNGVSSVAAYLRAAGRDWRAMPAGRIGAVGPGTAAALDAASLRVDFMPSRYTVAALASELPGPLDGKAVLLPGRAVVNPRLGEGLAERGAEVTAWGVYEIVTPEPQTPLAEIVGPRLDIVTLTSGSAARGFVQLGGREAVGNAAVACIGPPTAEAAKGLGLRVDVVAEEHTVRGLVEAIVKHRAHEDA; this comes from the coding sequence ATGAGCGAAGGCAAGGTGTACCTCGTCGGCGCCGGGCCCGGGGATCCCGGGCTGATTACCGTGCGCGGCATGGAGATTCTGCGGACGGCGGACGTGGTGGTCTATGACCGTCTCGCGAATCCGGCGTTGCTCGCACAGTGTCGCGCGGGTGCGAAGCTGATCTACGTCGGCAAGGGGCCGGGCGGGATCAAGCAAGCCGAGATCAACGACGTTTTGGTCGAGGAAGCCCGCGCGGGTCACGTGGTGTGCCGGCTTAAAGGCGGCGACCCGTTTCTGTTCGGGCGAGGCGGGGAAGAAGCGTCGTATCTGGTCGCCAACGGCATATCGTTTGAAGTCGTACCGGGCGTGACTTCCGCGATCGCGGTTCCCGCGTACGCGGGCATTCCCGTCACCGACCGGCGGTTGGCATCGGTGGTCGCCATGGTGTCCGGCCACCCGGCGGAGGACGGGCCCGGCAGCGGGCCGCGCTGGTCGGAACTCGGCGGAGCGGATACGATCGTCACGCTGATGGGGGTTGGGAGTCTGCCGGAGACGGTAGCGGAACTGCTCGCTGCAGGGCGCAGCCCGGATACGCCGTCGGCCGTGATCCAGCAGGGCACCACTGCGGAGCAGCGCACGATCGTAAGCCCGTTGAAGCGGATCGCTCAGGAGGTCGCCGCGGCCGGGATTGAGCCCCCGGCGATCATGGTGGTCGGGCGCGTCGTTGGCTTGCGCGAGGAGCTGGCCTGGGTCGAGCGCAAGCCATTGTGGGGTCTGCGCGTGCTGGTCACGCGTCCCGGCCATCAGGCGGAGGCGCTGTCGCGTGCGCTGCGCGACGCCGGTGCCGAACCCGTGGAGTTCCCGTGCATGAAGATCAGTCACCTCGCGCCGACGGAGGAGGGACTGCACGCCCTCGATCGGAGCTATGAGTGGATCCTTTTCGTCTCGTCGAACGGCGTAAGCAGCGTCGCGGCGTACCTGCGAGCGGCGGGGCGGGACTGGCGCGCTATGCCCGCGGGGAGGATCGGGGCGGTCGGCCCGGGAACAGCGGCGGCACTCGACGCGGCGAGTCTCAGGGTTGACTTCATGCCGTCGCGCTATACCGTCGCAGCGCTGGCGTCGGAATTGCCCGGGCCGCTGGACGGCAAGGCGGTGCTATTGCCCGGTCGCGCCGTGGTGAATCCTCGACTGGGTGAGGGCTTGGCTGAGCGCGGCGCGGAGGTGACGGCGTGGGGGGTCTACGAGATCGTCACGCCGGAGCCGCAGACTCCTCTCGCTGAGATCGTCGGGCCGCGGCTCGATATCGTGACGCTGACCAGCGGGTCGGCCGCGCGCGGGTTCGTGCAACTCGGGGGGCGAGAGGCGGTAGGTAACGCGGCCGTCGCCTGCATCGGTCCGCCCACCGCCGAGGCGGCGAAGGGCCTCGGGCTTCGGGTTGATGTCGTCGCCGAGGAGCACACGGTGCGGGGCTTGGTCGAGGCGATTGTCAAGCACCGCGCGCACGAGGATGCATGA
- a CDS encoding AsnC family transcriptional regulator gives MALDFTDEALLLRLQAGFPLHPRPFRMLGDALNISEDETIERVRRLKAEGYIRAIRATFDVERAGAVSTLAAACVETERIDAVAEALNQYAEVTHNYERTHRYNLWFTVIADSRARIEEVLEDARGQPGVQELVELPMIRRFKISAVFDGRQR, from the coding sequence ATGGCGCTTGATTTCACGGACGAGGCCCTGCTGCTGCGCTTGCAGGCGGGGTTTCCCCTGCATCCCCGGCCGTTCCGCATGCTGGGGGATGCGCTCAACATCTCCGAAGACGAGACCATCGAGCGCGTGCGCCGGCTCAAGGCGGAGGGCTACATCCGTGCCATTCGCGCGACGTTCGATGTCGAGCGCGCCGGCGCGGTGAGCACGCTCGCGGCGGCATGCGTCGAAACGGAGAGGATTGATGCCGTCGCGGAGGCGCTCAACCAGTACGCCGAGGTGACGCACAACTACGAGCGCACTCACCGCTACAACCTGTGGTTCACCGTGATCGCCGATTCGCGGGCGCGGATCGAGGAAGTGCTGGAAGACGCGCGAGGACAGCCCGGCGTTCAGGAATTGGTGGAGCTGCCGATGATCAGGCGCTTCAAGATATCGGCGGTGTTCGATGGCAGACAGCGATAG
- the hemB gene encoding porphobilinogen synthase gives MGYPTERLRRLRRSPAMRRLVAETTLAPQHFIYPMFVAHGTGVKERIAAMPGQYRWSIDLLGDEARRIAKLGIGGILLFGVPAAKDEVGSEAYADDGIVQQAVRAIRDATSDLLVVTDVCLCEYTSHGHCGVVDDEGGVLNDPTLELLARTALSHARAGADIVAPSDMMDGRVGAIREALDDARLSDTAIMAYSAKYASAFYGPFREAAESAPQFGDRRGYQMDPPNSRQALREVELDIEEGADIVMVKPALAYLDVIGLVGDEFDVPVAAYNVSGEYSMVRAAAARKWIDGRAVTMEILTAIRRAGADIIITYHALEAARWLSGARG, from the coding sequence ATGGGCTATCCTACCGAGCGCCTGAGAAGGCTGCGGCGGTCGCCGGCGATGCGTCGGCTGGTCGCCGAGACAACGTTGGCGCCTCAGCATTTCATCTATCCCATGTTCGTCGCTCACGGGACCGGGGTCAAGGAGCGCATCGCGGCGATGCCGGGGCAGTATCGTTGGTCGATTGACCTGCTCGGCGATGAGGCGCGGCGCATCGCGAAACTGGGCATAGGCGGCATTCTCCTCTTCGGCGTCCCGGCAGCGAAGGACGAGGTCGGATCCGAGGCGTACGCTGATGACGGCATCGTCCAGCAGGCGGTGCGCGCGATTAGGGACGCGACATCCGATCTCCTGGTCGTGACCGACGTCTGCCTCTGCGAGTACACGTCGCACGGCCACTGCGGGGTCGTGGATGACGAGGGCGGCGTGCTCAACGACCCGACTCTCGAGTTGCTCGCCAGGACGGCCCTGAGTCACGCGCGGGCGGGGGCGGACATCGTGGCACCGTCGGACATGATGGATGGGCGAGTCGGCGCGATCCGCGAGGCGCTCGACGACGCGAGGTTGAGCGACACGGCGATCATGGCGTACTCCGCGAAATACGCCTCGGCGTTCTACGGGCCGTTTCGCGAGGCAGCGGAATCGGCGCCGCAGTTCGGGGATCGGCGCGGGTACCAGATGGATCCCCCGAACTCGCGACAGGCACTGCGCGAGGTGGAGCTGGACATCGAAGAGGGCGCGGATATCGTGATGGTCAAGCCGGCGCTCGCGTACCTCGACGTCATCGGACTGGTGGGCGACGAGTTCGACGTGCCGGTGGCGGCGTACAACGTAAGCGGCGAGTATTCGATGGTGCGCGCGGCAGCGGCGCGCAAGTGGATTGACGGCCGCGCGGTGACGATGGAGATACTGACTGCGATACGACGCGCCGGCGCGGATATCATTATCACCTACCACGCGCTGGAGGCGGCGCGTTGGCTGAGCGGCGCTCGCGGCTAG
- a CDS encoding glutamyl-tRNA reductase, with translation MHILCTGLNHHSAPVEVRERVAFSGERFAAALDDIRSLPGVEQAALLCTCNRTEVYTVGAGDAGACVRAWMIARSGLSPDVVWPHIYEMAGRDAAIHLCCVAGGVDSQVVGESEILGQVKAAMKAAKECGALGRELEKMFSAAVNCGKRARTETGIGRGAFSVGRCAVDKAKRVFGCLDGRAILILGAGKIAEGTARHLRAQGAAPILVANRTHSRAQELARELGGQAMRYDQLAEALVQADIVISSTSAPHFVLLPEQVTEAMRRREGRGLFLIDIAVPRDIDPQVAATPGVHLYNIDDLGGGVEEAAESRAGEVAAAKRIAGEAAEEFWQWLAARQATPLVAALREHFEDAREEQLSKFAAKIESLSPADRKLVEQVTRGVVKRLLHNPTVRLKEELMRGNGHAADALARVFDLDPGSGKAERRR, from the coding sequence TTGCATATCCTGTGCACAGGCCTGAACCATCACAGCGCGCCGGTCGAGGTGCGGGAGCGGGTGGCGTTTTCCGGCGAGCGATTCGCCGCGGCCTTGGACGACATCCGCTCGCTGCCCGGAGTGGAGCAGGCGGCGTTGCTCTGCACGTGCAACCGGACAGAGGTGTACACCGTCGGCGCGGGGGATGCGGGCGCGTGTGTGCGAGCGTGGATGATAGCGCGCTCGGGGCTGAGCCCGGATGTCGTGTGGCCGCACATCTATGAGATGGCCGGGCGCGACGCAGCGATCCATTTGTGCTGCGTCGCGGGCGGTGTGGACTCGCAGGTCGTCGGGGAGTCGGAGATCCTGGGCCAGGTCAAAGCGGCGATGAAGGCGGCGAAGGAGTGCGGCGCGCTGGGGCGTGAGCTGGAGAAGATGTTCTCCGCGGCAGTGAATTGCGGCAAGCGCGCCCGCACCGAGACCGGCATCGGCCGCGGGGCGTTTTCCGTCGGCCGCTGCGCGGTGGATAAGGCGAAGAGGGTGTTCGGTTGCCTCGACGGCCGCGCCATTCTCATCCTCGGCGCGGGGAAGATAGCGGAGGGCACGGCGCGGCACCTGCGCGCGCAGGGCGCGGCGCCGATCCTGGTGGCGAATCGCACTCACAGCAGGGCGCAGGAACTCGCGCGTGAGCTGGGCGGCCAGGCGATGCGTTACGACCAACTCGCCGAGGCGCTGGTGCAAGCCGACATCGTGATTAGCTCCACGTCGGCGCCGCACTTCGTCCTGTTGCCGGAGCAGGTCACGGAGGCGATGCGCCGCCGCGAAGGCCGCGGGTTGTTCCTGATTGACATCGCCGTCCCTCGGGACATTGACCCGCAGGTGGCGGCGACGCCGGGCGTGCATCTCTACAACATTGATGACCTGGGCGGCGGGGTGGAGGAGGCAGCGGAATCGAGGGCGGGCGAGGTCGCAGCCGCCAAGCGCATCGCCGGCGAGGCCGCGGAGGAGTTCTGGCAGTGGCTGGCGGCGCGCCAGGCGACGCCCCTCGTCGCGGCTCTGCGCGAGCATTTCGAGGACGCGCGAGAGGAGCAGCTCTCGAAGTTCGCGGCGAAGATCGAGAGCTTGTCGCCCGCGGATCGCAAGCTGGTGGAACAGGTGACGCGCGGTGTCGTCAAGCGCTTGCTGCACAACCCTACGGTGAGGCTGAAGGAAGAGCTGATGCGCGGCAACGGCCACGCGGCGGACGCGCTGGCGCGGGTGTTCGACCTCGATCCCGGCTCAGGGAAGGCGGAACGCCGCCGCTGA
- the hemC gene encoding hydroxymethylbilane synthase → MIRLGTRGSKLALAQAESVADVLTREGAQVEIVIITTTGDRSSSAPTGSATGIFVKELETELLRRRIDLAAHSLKDMPTDLPAGLALGAVLRRASALDALVSRDRGTAIHNLPHEAGIGTSSPRRSAQLLAYRRDLDVRPVRGNVDTRLRKLDAGEFDAIVLAQAGLERLGLAADTRPYVIPPGICLPAPGQGAVAVEVRGDDERMAELLQPLEDAETRACVTAERAFLKALGGGCRAPVGALGTMSANGLRIEGVVVSPDGKDVVRGARDGAADDALAVGQALARDLQERGAGALIEAAR, encoded by the coding sequence ATGATACGCCTCGGGACGAGAGGGAGCAAGCTGGCGCTCGCGCAGGCGGAGTCGGTCGCGGATGTCCTTACGCGCGAGGGCGCCCAGGTCGAGATCGTCATCATCACCACCACCGGGGATCGCTCATCTTCCGCCCCCACAGGCAGCGCCACGGGGATCTTCGTTAAGGAATTGGAGACGGAACTGCTGAGGCGCCGGATTGACCTGGCGGCTCACAGCCTGAAGGACATGCCGACCGATCTCCCCGCCGGGCTGGCGCTCGGCGCGGTGCTCCGGCGCGCTTCGGCGCTTGACGCCCTTGTCTCCCGCGATCGCGGCACGGCGATTCACAACCTGCCCCATGAGGCGGGCATCGGCACGTCGAGCCCCCGCCGGTCCGCGCAGCTTCTCGCTTACCGACGCGACTTGGATGTGCGTCCCGTCCGGGGCAATGTTGACACGCGCCTGCGCAAGCTCGACGCGGGGGAGTTCGACGCGATCGTCCTGGCACAGGCGGGGCTGGAGCGCTTGGGCCTCGCCGCCGACACGCGGCCGTATGTCATACCGCCGGGGATCTGTCTCCCTGCGCCGGGTCAGGGAGCGGTCGCGGTGGAAGTGCGAGGTGACGACGAACGAATGGCGGAGCTTCTGCAACCGCTGGAGGATGCCGAGACCCGAGCGTGCGTGACGGCGGAGCGAGCATTCCTCAAGGCGCTGGGGGGAGGATGCCGCGCGCCTGTGGGCGCGCTTGGTACGATGAGCGCAAATGGCCTGCGAATTGAGGGTGTCGTCGTCAGCCCTGACGGGAAGGACGTTGTGCGCGGCGCCAGGGATGGAGCGGCGGACGATGCATTGGCGGTGGGCCAAGCGCTGGCCCGGGATTTGCAGGAGCGCGGAGCGGGCGCTCTGATCGAGGCGGCGAGATGA
- a CDS encoding bifunctional precorrin-2 dehydrogenase/sirohydrochlorin ferrochelatase — protein sequence MPRTNDSSSSGRHYYPVLLDLEGKRCVVIGGGVVAERKVTALLDCGARVVVIAPQVTQAIGDLARQGTIELSSKPYTPGDLAGARMAIAAAPADINAAAADEAKRAGILINVVDDPERCDFIVPAVARRGPVLIAVSSQGASPALSRRLREFIEEQVGPEYGELADLLGRLRPEVMTAGNEETRRRIWAAILDSRVLELLREGRRDEAEREARRCISCAQA from the coding sequence ATGCCTAGAACGAACGACAGCAGCTCATCGGGTCGTCACTACTATCCTGTCCTTCTCGACCTCGAAGGCAAGCGGTGCGTGGTCATCGGCGGCGGCGTTGTCGCCGAGCGTAAGGTGACGGCGCTCCTCGACTGCGGCGCGCGCGTCGTGGTCATCGCGCCGCAGGTGACGCAGGCGATTGGCGACCTGGCGCGACAGGGGACAATCGAGTTGTCGTCAAAGCCGTACACGCCGGGGGATCTCGCGGGCGCCCGAATGGCCATCGCGGCCGCTCCGGCCGACATCAATGCGGCGGCTGCTGACGAAGCGAAACGCGCGGGCATTCTGATCAATGTCGTGGATGACCCTGAGCGCTGCGATTTCATCGTCCCGGCGGTGGCACGGCGCGGGCCGGTGCTGATCGCGGTGTCGAGCCAGGGCGCGAGCCCGGCGCTGTCGCGGCGCCTACGGGAATTCATCGAGGAGCAGGTCGGCCCGGAGTACGGCGAACTCGCCGACCTGCTCGGGCGCCTAAGGCCGGAGGTGATGACCGCGGGCAACGAGGAGACACGCAGGCGGATCTGGGCGGCGATTCTCGATTCCCGGGTCCTGGAACTGCTGCGCGAGGGCCGGCGGGACGAAGCGGAGCGAGAGGCGCGACGTTGCATATCCTGTGCACAGGCCTGA